GCGAAGCCTGTTTTCAGTGAAGAGATTTCGTCTCGGGACATCACTCTTAATCATTAGAAGTAGTTTGTTTTGgagttcatgtttgtttttatttgcaaaaCGCTCGTACCTAAATGCTTATAAATCGTCATTCAGCCTGTGCATTTCCTGTGAGTTTATAACCTGGAATGTTTCTGAAGgggatttttgtgtttttgattagAGAACACCACAGAACGCGGCCTGGAGCGGTGAAATATTAGCAGTCTGCAGACACCACCAAGTACAAAATGTCAGCCTCTTCACAAACCACCATAGAATAAAGCAACCAGTCAAATAAAGAACTCAACAGTGGAAGGGTAGAAGATGGACTGGTTGGGAACACGGAGGAGAAAATGGCTTGAAAAGTACTTGTCTTGTGGatacagtgtgattgacagctgggactgTCCACTAGGTGCAGGTTGCAGGTGTCGTCTTTGGCTCCACCCCTTCCTCCCCCAAATATGTCAGCTTTTGCACAAACAAAGATGGTGGTCAGAGGTGAAGGTCACAAAACTTTTTGTCTTTAACTGTGTTCTCTCTCCGCCTCCTGTCATCTCTCTTACACCAGGAACCAGGAAGTTGGAGTACGGCGGCTCCACATGGCACGAGGGCTGCTTCATCTGTCACAGCTGCGAACAGCCGATTGGCTCCAAGTCCTTCATCCCCGACAAGGATGAACACTACTGTGTTTCCTGCTACGAGGACAAGTTCGCTCCACGCTGCACGCGCTGTAAAAAGGTCAGTGCAGTTATGAGCTGACAGTTAAATCCCCTCGGACACTCAGATGAAACACAGTTAAAGAAACCGGGGAAGACGAGCGGCATTAACCCTGCGTCTACAGGAATGTGCATGGGACAGGATTTCAGAAGTGGTCTTcacgtgacctctgacctgtctctTTCAGACCCTGGCTAAAGGTGGTGTGACCTATCGGGATGAGCCGTGGCATAAGGAGTGTTTCGTGTGCACCAGCTGTAAGACGCAGCTGGCGGGTCAACACTTCACCTCCCGAGACGACAGCCCTTACTGCCTCAAGTGCTTCGGCAGCCTGTACGCCAAGAAGTGCGAGGCCTGCAGCAAACCCATCACAGGCAAGACTACATCATTCAACTTAACTGACTTAACCTCACAAACCTTGTTTCCGATTTTAATCCATTCCACTGTTTCCACTGTCCCAGGTTTCGGAGGAGGAAAGTACATCTCATTCGAGGATCGTCAGTGGCATCAGCCATGTTTCACCTGCTCCCAGTGCGCTGTGTCTCTGGTGGGCGCCGGCTTCTTCCCTGACGGCGAGAGGATCCTGTGCCGTGAATGCCACACCAACCTATAGAGCAGTCGTCCACAATATGCTCCCCTTTCTTCCTTTGTCACAGCATTTCATGAACCCAGAGTCATTACCGAGGAAGGTAACACAGGCTAACTAATGCTGCCTCTCAGGTTGTTTTTATACGAAGACATCAGTTCCTTATCGTCTGGATCAGATTTTCAACCAGGAGCTAGTGTGTGAAACCCTGTGTTGATGCTGCATTGAACACCACAGATTTCCTCTTTAACCAAAAAGTTCATTATTTTGTGTGACCAACTTTATGCTGTGCCTTAAAAATAACATGTCTCATATGTTAGgatttttaaaaccaaagaaaaattCAAAGTGCTAGTcactttgcaaaaaaaaacaatcccttcatattttatgtaaatggtTTACCACTTCAGGTAGAGGTCAGGCTCTGAAGAGAAGACACAGAACTCTGATCCAGAACCGAATTAAAACCTTACAGTCTGTATTTTCAAACTATGTTGTAGTTACTGTTTTAATGCTCTTATAACTGCAGTTTTATGCATTTTGAATGTTGCTTTTTATCCTTTGAGAAATGTGCGTCTGGCTTTGTGTGTCTTGAACGAGTTACTGTAGATAATGACATAGAAGGAGGTGTGACACTGTTGTTAgaccaatttaaaaatgtgtcagaaagtaaaaacagtgaGACGGTTGTGATCAATAGAGTCATTTGCACTTTGGATTAGATATTCTCTTACCAACATGTTATGtgcacataaaaaacacaattcaagGACATGGAACGAGACACACTAACCCCCTTTAATGTTATGTATCTGCTTGTGTTACTTTTCAATGACACTTATTTTACATAAGgtttcatcatatttcatttgttgtaacatctttttttttaatcaccttTGCTCAAAGAGCCAGCATTTATTACCCAAAAGaagctgaaatgaaaatgcattACGGTTGTGTATTGCAGGAGCATGCATGTCTTCATCTGCTACAGCAATTATTGTGTTACTGTTAACActgttggtgtttttgtttttcattgttagtttttgacttaaaaaaatattaaaaaatgtacttatatttcattatttcagctTTGATGCTGGTGAGTCAGAGTTGGCAAATATAcattaaaagatgaaaactAAGCCATCAAGGTGAAAACAGTATGAACTTAAACTGATAATTGAAATGACTAAATGCTACAATGGTTAGTCTTATTTGTGAAGtcttattaaatacatttacaatgaCTGATCTTTGCTgagcacttttttttatattctgtgGTTAAAGTGAAGTATCCATTACTGGTTTATGAGCTCATAGCTTTCTGTGGACTTGTGTTTACTGTCTAAACCAGAGGAAACCCATCTGGTGCGTACAAAAAGTCTTTCGAGGAAAGagctgtgtgtgtacgtgtgtgtgtg
This region of Paralichthys olivaceus isolate ysfri-2021 chromosome 13, ASM2471397v2, whole genome shotgun sequence genomic DNA includes:
- the fhl3a gene encoding four and a half LIM domains protein 3, whose protein sequence is MADRFDCDNCKESLYGRKYIQSDDSPYCIPCYDSLFSNTCDECKELIGHDARELFYEDRHYHEHCFRCFRCDRSLADEPFTSQDDALLCNDCYCNEFSSKCVACDKIVMPGTRKLEYGGSTWHEGCFICHSCEQPIGSKSFIPDKDEHYCVSCYEDKFAPRCTRCKKTLAKGGVTYRDEPWHKECFVCTSCKTQLAGQHFTSRDDSPYCLKCFGSLYAKKCEACSKPITGFGGGKYISFEDRQWHQPCFTCSQCAVSLVGAGFFPDGERILCRECHTNL